A window from Rhodothermus bifroesti encodes these proteins:
- a CDS encoding TonB-dependent receptor codes for MRCAYLGPWLLVSLAAAPLQAQPTRATLEGTVRDVYGNPIMGVNVVLIGTLYGAATDAHGYYVIENVPAGSYTVRASAVGYVPAEASVHLSPGARERIDFALVPTIVEAPEVVVTAARRAQPMEQVPVSLSVLPLSALAQRGIATLDEALRYVPGVQMAGNQVNIRGSSGFTYNAGSRVLLLVDGFPMLAPDADGIPFELLPMAQIDRIEVLKGPGSALYGSGALGGVVQVITRDFPEQAETEVWLSSGAYKPVRYAEWRAHWDGARQWRPFGTAIFTHARRLNDRLGGWIHATYLRDTGHLNANERTMLQGYAKLRWQPRADVRVVVLSGLTWRRSNAFLYWNGLRDPLNPGRIPASGSKDAVGTNDTQSLQWTFLPALTHVLSPQLFYTAGGRLYALALRPLDEQGRPKPLSKGTLGFRYGGQLQFDWQPTASQYLTLGATADALATRSSFFPEADHQPFRSQPEIAVFGQWEQALGLHWRLTGGLRFDAYQVRADRWITRLSPKTNLLFQAQRNLTLHAAFGLGFRVPSLAERYIENQDFFPIVSNPDLLPETSTGYELGLRYRKNAGSLAEMQLELALFRTEYQDLIEPRFQRERLAFQFVNLTHARIQGLETLLKLNLLSNRFESQLGYTWLDAKDLTGPQPLPLSFRSRHLFKGGLTIALPAQLNTGADLRLASRPERIDSEFARFVPDADVTVPVRVLDLRLSWQHPKLTLTLLVKNALDYYYVERPALLAPPRHLQLQLQWRP; via the coding sequence ATGAGATGCGCTTACCTAGGGCCATGGCTGCTTGTTAGCCTGGCAGCCGCGCCACTGCAAGCCCAGCCGACACGTGCCACACTGGAAGGTACGGTACGGGACGTTTACGGCAATCCGATCATGGGGGTGAATGTGGTGCTTATAGGGACCCTCTACGGGGCTGCTACAGATGCCCACGGATATTACGTGATCGAAAACGTTCCCGCTGGTTCGTATACCGTGCGTGCTTCAGCTGTGGGCTATGTACCAGCCGAAGCTAGTGTCCATCTGAGCCCGGGCGCTAGGGAGCGCATCGATTTCGCGCTAGTGCCCACCATCGTCGAAGCACCAGAAGTGGTCGTAACCGCTGCGCGAAGGGCACAACCGATGGAACAGGTTCCCGTTAGCCTTTCGGTGCTACCGCTAAGTGCGTTGGCCCAACGCGGCATTGCCACGCTCGACGAAGCGCTGCGCTATGTTCCAGGCGTGCAAATGGCAGGCAATCAGGTAAACATCCGAGGGTCTTCAGGCTTTACGTACAATGCAGGTAGTCGCGTCCTGCTGCTTGTAGACGGCTTTCCTATGCTGGCACCCGACGCCGATGGCATTCCATTTGAACTGCTGCCCATGGCCCAAATCGACCGTATTGAGGTGCTCAAAGGCCCAGGCTCGGCCCTCTACGGCAGCGGTGCGCTGGGCGGCGTTGTTCAGGTGATTACGCGCGACTTTCCCGAGCAAGCCGAAACCGAAGTTTGGCTTTCCAGCGGAGCCTACAAGCCCGTACGCTACGCCGAATGGCGCGCGCACTGGGACGGAGCTCGCCAATGGCGACCTTTTGGCACCGCCATCTTTACCCATGCCCGACGCCTAAATGACCGCCTGGGCGGCTGGATTCATGCAACTTACCTGCGCGACACTGGTCATCTCAATGCCAACGAACGCACTATGCTCCAAGGCTATGCGAAACTGCGTTGGCAGCCTCGAGCCGACGTGCGCGTGGTAGTGCTCTCTGGGCTAACCTGGCGCCGCAGCAACGCGTTTCTCTACTGGAACGGCTTGCGCGATCCGCTTAACCCTGGCCGCATTCCAGCTTCCGGAAGCAAAGATGCCGTCGGGACCAACGACACGCAGTCGCTGCAATGGACTTTCCTGCCCGCCTTAACCCACGTCCTTAGCCCCCAACTTTTCTACACCGCAGGTGGCCGGCTCTACGCCCTGGCCCTTCGTCCACTCGATGAGCAGGGTCGCCCTAAACCCCTTTCCAAAGGCACTTTGGGCTTTCGCTACGGCGGCCAACTCCAGTTCGACTGGCAACCTACCGCAAGCCAGTACCTTACCCTAGGCGCTACTGCAGATGCCTTGGCCACCCGCTCTTCTTTCTTCCCCGAAGCAGATCACCAACCCTTCCGGAGCCAACCCGAAATAGCCGTCTTTGGTCAATGGGAGCAAGCCTTAGGGCTCCACTGGCGCCTCACCGGCGGCCTGCGTTTCGATGCCTATCAGGTCCGGGCCGACCGATGGATTACCCGACTTTCTCCCAAAACCAACCTGCTCTTTCAAGCACAACGCAACCTAACGCTACATGCCGCCTTTGGCTTAGGCTTTCGCGTCCCTAGCTTGGCTGAACGTTACATCGAAAACCAAGACTTTTTTCCTATCGTCTCTAACCCAGACTTACTGCCGGAAACCAGTACCGGCTACGAACTGGGCCTGCGCTACCGAAAAAACGCAGGAAGCCTTGCGGAAATGCAGCTTGAGCTGGCGCTCTTTCGCACTGAGTATCAGGACCTCATCGAACCCCGCTTTCAACGCGAACGACTGGCTTTTCAGTTTGTCAACCTGACGCACGCGCGCATCCAAGGCCTCGAAACCCTCCTAAAACTGAACCTGCTGAGCAACCGCTTCGAAAGCCAACTCGGCTATACCTGGCTCGATGCCAAAGACTTAACTGGACCTCAACCCCTCCCCCTCTCGTTCCGCAGCCGCCACCTGTTCAAAGGCGGACTGACCATCGCCTTACCCGCACAGCTCAACACTGGCGCCGATTTGCGCCTGGCCAGCCGACCTGAACGCATCGACAGCGAGTTCGCTCGCTTTGTGCCCGATGCCGATGTGACCGTTCCGGTGCGCGTCTTGGACCTGCGCCTAAGCTGGCAACATCCCAAACTTACCCTGACACTGCTTGTCAAAAACGCCCTGGACTACTACTACGTCGAACGCCCTGCCCTGCTCGCACCCCCACGCCACCTCCAGCTTCAGCTTCAGTGGCGACCGTAA